Genomic window (Musa acuminata AAA Group cultivar baxijiao chromosome BXJ1-9, Cavendish_Baxijiao_AAA, whole genome shotgun sequence):
aactttacgataactattaagtgtcgatagaggatcatccactctcggtgttatgagaaaaatttctcatgtattcttgatcaaataaatccctagctagggtcattcggattgagagaaaaagagttctccaaagaatctgattagagtgagacttgagtagaaactatatggatctgacaacaccatgcccgatatatgatctttgggatattagataaatgaaggactataggtatacggtaattgaggacagataggtccaatataTTGtccggggactacgacgtagtgggtaTTGAGATTACCATCTCGTAAAACTCCTAAGGTGCATAGGTCGGCCAAAACCTACTTGACCTCCTCAAAGAGCCCAAGGTGCATAGGTCTATTAAGCTCGACCTGACCTCCTAAGAGAGCTTGAGGTGGGCCTGATGTGTATAAGTTGTCCAAGCTTGACCTGACCTCCTCGGCGAGCACCCAAGGTGCCTACCTCGACATATACCGAAGATAACCTCCTTGGCCATTTCCCAAGGCAACCACCTTAGCTAAGTACTCGAGACCATAACCAAATCGAATGATACCCTAGGTGAGCAAGTTGGTCATACCTTGAGTGGCAAGAAACCTACTCTTAATCTAGATCTTCATGTAGATCATTGTCAAAGCACATAAGCCCATCACCATCAATTTTcacaagacatatatatatatatatatttgaagcaTACATACAGACTAATGCTCATCATTATATAAGTATCCAATTAGTTTAAATTTACTTAGTATTTAATTAGGATAATGAATAAGATGACCTTCTAGAAGAGGTTCATGTTTCTTTTGTTGAGGTAAGAGTAAATTATTTAACtcataatttcatatttttagtACCTATAAATATATTTGTCCAATTGACACATCTTAACAAATCAATATTTAACTTATTAAATTCTTAATCATTTGTGTGAAGGGGGTCAATGGCCCACTAGAGACATCGAGTCTTTCAACGTATCAaatagattttatatatatatatatatatatatatatatatatatatatatatatatatatatatatatatatatatatatatatatatatatatataaaagattaaaatGATGAGTTAGGTTGGATTAGCTTTTCATATAAATTTGAGAATCAATTTTAATACTAATACATCCACTTGGCCTTCAAACACGAGTGTGGattgaaagaaatggaagaagttttatgGGGTGTCTAACTTTCCACCGGAAACCAATCAAACATTTAGTTGCCGTCACAAAAGCCCCCCACACGAAAAGGTAGATCGCCTCAATGCCACAAGTTTCACAAGTATCAAGCTATCAAGCTTTCATCTGTCAATTCGAGACAGACGGTGACAAAATATGGACGAAGACATTTCAACCAATGGGAGGATGAGTTCATGGATTATGTTTCCATCCTCCCATGATGAGAAATGGAGAATCGACCACGTCTTCCCCCTCTATCACATCTCCTTATCAGTGGCCCGATTCATCTCTTCCATCTCCATTATTGTTTCTGACCTTTTACCACTTTGGCCTTCCATGACTCCAAAACCTTCAATGACTTGAAGTCGAATTTTGCATAAACATCATTGAAAGTTTTATATTTCAACATATAAACTCTTACGGAGAAAATACATATCCAACGTAATAGTATGAGTATGATAAGATTGAATATGTAGACTAACGTTGAATTGTTTTTTGATTTTATTCTCTTGGAATGAATAGTCTCAAAAAAATATCTTTGATGATACTAGTGATTTGTGGCTTAGTATTTGGCTTTTTTACTCCTCAATTAATATGAGACcatatttaattaatattaaattttatttatattttttgaataatatGTATACATGATATGTCTTAATTCTGAATCATATTATTATATGATCAGATTCAAATGAAATAATACTCTGATGGTGTTCATTATAAAATATGATTCAAGTGTTTATTACTAtctattataataattaattttaattaaaatatattttaattataaaaatgatGAATTTGATTGTGATAGTAcataagaaaataataaatatatttaagaaTTATAATTCCGGAGAAATCATTGAACAAAAATTGGAAGCAATAAACTAATAACCTTTTAAGTTAGGGGTTATATGCAAAAAAGAATGGATTTCTAGAATATTTGAGGGTGGATTCGTAATTTCGGGTCACTAACCGTCGTTTTAATGGATGAGAGCGGTTCGTTGACGGTCACCGGTGGTGAACGGAACAGCGGTCCGGTCACCGCAACAGCAGGCTTTGATCTCCTCTTTCCTCGCGCTCCAAATTAATACTCGCCACACGAAAATATCGCCTCGGCACAGCGACCGCCTCGTCCTCCCGTCGGTGGCGGTGATACCCagcgcaccaccaccaccacctaatGGCCGGAGCGGCGTTGGCGGCGTCGTCGGCGGAGGAGGGCCGAGGAGGATGGAGCAGGGAGGACGACAAGGCCTTCGAGAACGCCCTGGCGACGATAGCCCCGCcgccgaaggaggaggaggaggaggaggggggctcGGAGGGTGGCGAAAGCGGTGGCGGTGACTGGTGGGAGTTGATCGCGGCTAGAGTCCCGGGAAAGACGGCGGCGGAGGTGAGGCGGCACTACGAGGCGCTGGTGGAGGACGTGAATGCGATCGAGGCCGGACGGGTCCCCGTCCCCCGCTACGTCGGGGAGGAGGCGCCCTCGGGTTCGACTCCTACAGCGGTCACGCATTCATCCAAGGAGAAGCAGCCACAGCATCACCAAGATCATAACAGCCACCACGGATCGgccgataggaagagaggagggtTTGAGATTGGGGGGCAGGGCAAGAGCTGTTCCAAGGCGGAGCAAGAGCGACGCAAAGGAATCCCTTGGACTGAAGAAGAGCACAGGTTCTGTCGGTTACTTGTcagctttcttttgtttttcttcttcttttctttaagcTCATAGCCTTTTAGTCCAACAGTCTATAAATCTGTTCAAGAAAAAAGTTGCCTTTGTTATGGTGCATCTATTATGCTAAAACAAGGAACTTTTTCTAATTGGAATCATCCAAAAATCTAGGAAATTTCCTTGAAATGTGTGGAATTTTCCTCCTGTGCTGATAGAAAGATGATGAACACATATAGGAgatggatgatgatgataataggtGGCTGATAAATTAATGAAGATAGATGATCAAAGCATACTATTGGCGAATTTCACAGTGTGGGCAATGACCTCTGTGGACCTAAAGCTTTGAAATTTAGATAACTCTGCCAATTATTATGTAGCAACAGAACATTCCTGTCAAACTTACACATAAATTAAGATAAACTGTGTAGGCCTGTAGGACAAGGGTTTCCAAGGTGTTAAGTTGTGCTGTTGATCTCCCCTTCCTACTTTGATGATTGCAGTTAGAGATTTGTGGAATGAGACGTTGCTGATATAATATCTTTCTGTGTCTAATGACACCCATCCTTAGCTCATCTCTATgtgcaaaataaaagctaaataaGGACCATATAAGCATGTCCATGGTTCGTATGTGCTTTTGTTCGTGTCCTAGGATTAGGTAAATATCCACTTGTTGTGAAGCCGGTTTAATTTGGGATTGATAGGAAGAATTGGTCTTGAATCAACCTCTTCCTGTAGGCATGAACAAACTTCTTGTGCATATATTTTTCAGTCAACTCTGTAATGGACATCTGTGGCAAATTGAGCTTTAAATGCTTGTTGTCTTTGGCCTAAAGACCAGTCCTGCTTTATTCTTGACAGTGGTTGAAAATGCATTAGTAAGATTTACAACCACCAAATAAATGACATAGAACTTCAGCACCTGGTATGACGTTGAAAATGAGTATGTGCTGAAATATTAACTTGCAAATCTGGTGCTGCTCTTTGAATCTAGGCATTTGTCCTTTTGACTTCAGTTGTGGACATATATACTATACTTAATTTTCTAGGGTTTTTTTACTAGATTCTTCTCAATGATCTTTTCCCGTTTGGATGGAATCTCTAGAAATGAAATATCGTAGAGACGTAGaaatgatttttctttctttggcTTGATTACATATTTGAAAACTATATTAGGATGAGAATTTATGGAGTTCTGGGTCTATTTTATGCAAATATGAAAATCTGGCAGTTATCTTTGAAGTCTCTCATTTCTTGCTAATCTTCTAGGCTTTTCCTTCTTGGCCTTGACAAGTTTGGAAAGGGTGACTGGAGGAGCATATCGAGGAATTTTGTCATCTCAAGGACTCCTACCCAAGTTGCAAGCCATGCTCAAAAATACTTCATTCGCCTAAATTCTATGAACAGAGATCGCCGGAGATCAAGTATCCATGACATCACAAGCGTGAATGGTGTTGATGTGTCCTCTCCACAGGGGCCTATAACTGGTCAGGCCAATTCAAATCCCGTGGCTGTTGGATCAACTATGAAACATCCTTCACAGGCAAATGTGCCAGGGGTAGCCATGTATGGGCCACCCGTCGGTCACCCTGTTACCGGCCATGTGGTTTCAGCAGTTGGTACTCCGGTTATGCTTCCTCATGGTCATGCTCCTTATGTCATGCCAGTTGCATATCCTGTGCCTCCGCCTTCGATGCATCCGTAGCCCTTTAACTCCTATTGAAGTTTAGCTTCTGACTAGGTTCTAAATGTCGATTGAGTTTAAGAAAtaagtgccaaaaaatatatgggAGGTTCTGGGTTTTTCTGGTGCAGTGGGTACCCAGCAATTGTTCACTTGTGAAGATGCTTGCATGATCAAAGCCCTTTTCACTTGCGCTCTGGGAGATAACGATCCTTatctatatgtatttgtatatttgTCAGATGGATGTCTGCCAACTCTACTTTGATGTAGTGCTGTCTACAGCCAAGACATGTTATTGGGACTACTACTTACATTGACCTTTTGGATACTATGCCTTTTAGTTGCACATATTTGTAAAGCTGTGAAAGTAAGCCTCATATGCGGATCGTTCTTCTTTCAGCTATAATGTGATCTTTCCTTTGTAGTTCTGCATAAATAATGTTGCTTTGACCCTTCTCTGTAGACAGTAATGGTATTTATTTTTAGCATGAAGGCATCTAGCGTCTTTTTTCCAGGCTTGGATTCTTGGAGACAACATTTCAGGTAGAAAATTGATATATATAAAGTACCATCACTAATGACCTTCATTTCCTTCAATTTGTAGGTACAAATATTGGATTGGTATTTGATGAGCAACTTAAATCAGATAGTAATATCTTCAATTTGAAGGTGTCTCTTGTTGAAGTATTTCTATTGACAAGTTATTGGTTACAGTTAAGATATGTT
Coding sequences:
- the LOC135593591 gene encoding transcription factor MYBS1-like gives rise to the protein MAGAALAASSAEEGRGGWSREDDKAFENALATIAPPPKEEEEEEGGSEGGESGGGDWWELIAARVPGKTAAEVRRHYEALVEDVNAIEAGRVPVPRYVGEEAPSGSTPTAVTHSSKEKQPQHHQDHNSHHGSADRKRGGFEIGGQGKSCSKAEQERRKGIPWTEEEHRLFLLGLDKFGKGDWRSISRNFVISRTPTQVASHAQKYFIRLNSMNRDRRRSSIHDITSVNGVDVSSPQGPITGQANSNPVAVGSTMKHPSQANVPGVAMYGPPVGHPVTGHVVSAVGTPVMLPHGHAPYVMPVAYPVPPPSMHP